In one Desulfoferula mesophila genomic region, the following are encoded:
- the istB gene encoding IS21-like element helper ATPase IstB has translation MKDQDKPTVLLEYHLKKLKLPTILREYAAMAKVCSQDRSDYMTYLLRLTERELLDREKRAAERRIKQAAFPVIKTMDTFDFKAQPSINQQLVRELMRGEYIAKKENVLLIGNSGTGKTHLASAMAFAACAQGSKVKFYSATALVTELMECREERRLQRLQKQLQRLHLLVIDELGYVPFSKIGAQMLFEVVGRAYEQQSLMITTNLPFQQWTEVFGSERLTGALLDRLTHRCHIIEANGESYRLRQAKRRSQAKPKTN, from the coding sequence ATGAAGGACCAGGACAAACCCACCGTGCTCTTGGAGTACCACCTCAAAAAGCTGAAGCTGCCCACCATTCTCCGGGAATACGCGGCCATGGCCAAGGTCTGCAGCCAAGACCGCTCCGATTACATGACCTACCTGCTGCGCCTGACCGAGCGGGAGCTTCTGGACCGCGAGAAGCGGGCAGCCGAAAGGCGCATCAAGCAAGCCGCCTTTCCGGTGATCAAGACCATGGACACCTTTGATTTCAAGGCACAGCCCTCCATCAATCAGCAGCTGGTCAGGGAGCTGATGAGGGGCGAGTACATCGCCAAAAAGGAAAACGTGCTCCTGATCGGAAACTCCGGCACCGGCAAGACCCACCTGGCCAGCGCCATGGCCTTTGCGGCCTGCGCCCAGGGAAGCAAGGTGAAATTCTACAGCGCCACCGCCCTGGTCACAGAGCTCATGGAATGCCGCGAGGAAAGACGTCTGCAACGCCTGCAGAAACAGCTCCAGCGCCTACACCTGCTGGTCATCGATGAACTGGGCTATGTGCCCTTCTCCAAGATAGGCGCTCAAATGCTATTCGAGGTGGTGGGTAGGGCATATGAACAACAAAGCCTCATGATCACCACCAATCTCCCTTTCCAGCAATGGACGGAGGTCTTCGGCTCCGAAAGACTCACCGGTGCACTGCTGGACAGACTGACCCATAGGTGCCACATCATCGAGGCCAATGGAGAAAGCTACCGGCTCCGCCAAGCCAAAAGACGATCCCAGGCAAAGCCCAAAACCAACTAA
- a CDS encoding tyrosine-type recombinase/integrase encodes MGVYSEPGRGYKYDFVLKKQRHTSRYFKTKTEAKRAEAARREELNRPVQKLGETQTDMAFLDLVNYKLDNVKAYNSKSHYEEFVYAARRWHALWGKLSCGEITQRIIEKFVLERSEVSPYTANKEIRYLKATFNFGIKKGMITTNPVMGIDMMPEDKKRKHIPSFQDIAKVIAEANQDTRDYLWTIRDTMGRVSEINALKWEDVDLRQKTVTLYTRKKRGGHRTPRVIPLTDLLVDILSRRSKDPDEKKPWVFWHRYWDRKQKRWIEGPYHNRHKLMRTLCDRAGVAPFGFHALRHAGASLLDQKRIPLGTIQKILGHENRQTTEIYLHSMGDSERAAMAAFERATGGNTMAREAAAREKPHSNSHSERAGSHGLRLVKG; translated from the coding sequence ATGGGCGTTTATTCGGAGCCGGGACGCGGTTACAAATACGACTTCGTTCTGAAGAAGCAAAGGCACACAAGCCGTTATTTCAAAACCAAGACCGAGGCCAAACGGGCAGAGGCTGCGAGAAGGGAGGAGTTGAACCGTCCGGTACAGAAACTAGGGGAGACCCAAACAGACATGGCCTTCTTGGACCTAGTTAACTACAAGTTGGATAACGTAAAGGCTTACAACTCAAAAAGCCACTATGAAGAATTCGTATATGCAGCCCGCAGGTGGCATGCGCTTTGGGGCAAGCTAAGCTGCGGCGAGATCACTCAACGGATCATCGAAAAATTCGTGCTAGAGAGGAGCGAGGTCTCTCCCTATACGGCAAACAAAGAGATTCGCTACCTCAAAGCCACTTTCAATTTCGGCATAAAGAAGGGGATGATCACCACCAACCCTGTTATGGGCATAGATATGATGCCTGAGGACAAGAAACGAAAGCATATCCCCTCCTTTCAGGACATCGCCAAAGTGATTGCCGAAGCTAACCAAGACACGCGGGATTATCTCTGGACTATCAGGGACACAATGGGCCGAGTGAGCGAGATAAACGCTCTTAAATGGGAGGACGTAGACCTGAGGCAAAAGACCGTGACGCTCTATACCCGCAAAAAAAGGGGCGGCCACCGCACGCCGCGCGTGATTCCTCTTACCGATCTTCTCGTTGATATACTGAGCAGGCGAAGCAAAGACCCAGATGAAAAAAAGCCTTGGGTATTCTGGCACCGCTATTGGGACCGCAAACAAAAACGCTGGATAGAAGGGCCCTACCACAATCGGCACAAACTCATGCGTACCCTATGCGATAGGGCCGGAGTTGCACCCTTCGGGTTCCATGCCCTGCGGCATGCTGGAGCCTCCCTCCTAGACCAAAAGCGCATTCCCCTGGGCACCATTCAGAAAATATTGGGCCATGAGAACCGTCAGACCACAGAGATTTACCTGCACAGCATGGGTGACAGCGAACGCGCCGCCATGGCTGCTTTCGAGCGGGCCACAGGCGGAAATACGATGGCTCGGGAGGCAGCGGCCAGGGAAAAGCCCCACTCAAATTCACACTCAGAGCGTGCCGGGTCTCATGGTCTAAGACTGGTAAAGGGCTAG
- a CDS encoding CCA tRNA nucleotidyltransferase has translation MTHGELWRQIREHPALGALAELAGEQGAELWLCGGTLRDLLLKRRPPDLDLAVHGEAMALGQALAARLGGRFVPLGREFATCRVVTGHGELDLAGLRAPTLAQDLAARDFTVNALALPLGALWSDDPAAALLDPTGGRADLAAMVLRPAGTGVLRADPLRVLRALRFVATHGFNPAPGLEYRLAGAAPGLFRVAAERIGGEWLRLMAGPWAVEAVGLMERCGVLTRLVPELAAGRGLEQNPYHHLDVLGHSLACARAAGRLLAGQGPVSGALAAEGPAYLDQPHRRSLFMTAALLHDLGKPPMRQVKDEQWATFYRHEIVGATMAAARCRALGLAKADAAWVGRLVAEHMRPFHLLGAQGRGQLTRRGVRRMLGALGRDLPALFMLAMADTIAGRGPLRPPEAEGRLLALYEEVARLRDRELAAALAAPPLLDGHELMQALGLASGKEVGRLLNLVREAQLDGEIGSREEALALAKQAHDNGAS, from the coding sequence TTGACCCACGGGGAACTGTGGCGCCAGATCAGGGAACATCCGGCCCTGGGCGCCCTGGCCGAACTGGCCGGGGAGCAAGGGGCGGAGCTCTGGTTGTGCGGCGGCACCCTGCGCGACCTGCTGTTAAAGCGCCGCCCACCGGATTTGGACCTGGCGGTCCACGGCGAGGCCATGGCCCTGGGCCAGGCCCTGGCCGCCCGCCTGGGCGGGCGCTTCGTGCCCCTGGGGCGCGAGTTCGCCACCTGCCGGGTGGTGACCGGGCACGGCGAGCTGGATCTGGCCGGCCTGCGCGCCCCCACCCTGGCCCAAGACCTGGCCGCCCGCGACTTCACGGTCAACGCCCTGGCCCTGCCCCTGGGGGCCCTGTGGTCCGATGATCCCGCCGCCGCCTTGCTGGACCCCACCGGCGGCCGGGCCGACTTGGCCGCCATGGTGCTAAGGCCCGCCGGTACCGGCGTGTTGCGCGCCGATCCCCTAAGGGTGCTCAGGGCCTTGCGCTTCGTGGCCACCCATGGCTTCAACCCCGCGCCGGGCCTGGAATACCGCTTGGCCGGGGCCGCGCCGGGGCTCTTCCGGGTGGCCGCCGAGCGCATAGGGGGAGAGTGGCTGCGCCTCATGGCCGGGCCTTGGGCCGTGGAGGCGGTGGGGCTCATGGAGCGCTGCGGGGTGCTCACCCGCCTGGTCCCCGAGTTGGCCGCCGGGCGGGGCCTGGAGCAAAATCCCTACCACCATTTGGATGTGTTGGGCCACAGCCTGGCTTGCGCCCGCGCCGCCGGACGGCTCCTGGCCGGGCAAGGGCCTGTCTCCGGGGCCCTGGCCGCCGAAGGGCCGGCCTACCTGGACCAGCCGCACCGCCGCTCCCTGTTCATGACCGCCGCCCTGCTGCACGACCTGGGCAAGCCGCCGATGCGCCAGGTCAAGGACGAGCAATGGGCCACCTTTTACCGCCACGAGATCGTGGGGGCCACGATGGCCGCCGCGCGCTGCCGGGCCCTGGGGCTCGCCAAGGCCGACGCGGCCTGGGTGGGCCGCCTGGTGGCCGAGCACATGCGGCCTTTCCATCTGCTGGGGGCCCAGGGCCGGGGCCAGCTCACCCGCCGGGGGGTGCGCCGCATGCTGGGGGCCCTGGGCCGCGACCTGCCCGCCCTGTTCATGCTGGCCATGGCCGACACCATCGCCGGTCGGGGGCCCTTGCGCCCCCCGGAGGCGGAAGGTAGGCTTTTGGCCCTGTATGAGGAGGTGGCCCGGCTGCGCGACCGGGAGTTGGCCGCCGCCCTGGCCGCGCCGCCCCTGCTGGACGGTCACGAGCTCATGCAGGCCCTAGGGCTGGCCTCGGGCAAGGAGGTGGGCCGTTTGCTCAACCTGGTGCGCGAGGCCCAGCTGGACGGAGAGATAGGCAGTCGGGAAGAGGCGTTGGCCCTGGCCAAACAGGCGCATGATAACGGCGCTTCTTGA
- a CDS encoding LysM peptidoglycan-binding domain-containing protein: protein MPKVLSGPKLPTGKGSGRRSFRLSPLEIGVAILVAMGAVYLIYVLLSGLFGGGAAAPTPAGGPAGQGINPARLDKVLSAAESANLRILALEKRVEQMDKRLGSGQGGAPAAGGKGDAKLAARVEALEKKLAEVSAAPVPAGKGTGKAAVNPKLAARVDKLEKALASLGQQDQQAAKAAEADRGKQAAALAQLQQSVTALDKQNNALADAVKNVGADKGEAKLAPKVAGLEKSVAALEKQNQALVKDMQKQAATDKGDAKLTARVAELEKQLKAQGKGEPVSAKLQERLGSLEKQVQELAQRPAAQAGGQAPVSSGLTQQVTSHGMVLSGLTATMGRMQRSQERLEKQVSALAVAAPAAQGAPLASPLLAKRLDGLEKQITDLSRVQAKPSRQEVQADKRLDAVEKELARLSQQPAAADSNLNARIRSLEKQIAADNRDEKVVDRRLDQLEKQVAGVAAQVKTRPASTARPAPAAKPASVARPAPAPQPKPVRIEHVVRPGQTLYGLARGYDVTIAQIREWNPKLKSRDKLYIGEKLVIVVRK, encoded by the coding sequence ATGCCCAAGGTGCTTTCCGGCCCCAAGCTTCCCACCGGCAAAGGGAGCGGCCGCCGCAGTTTCCGCCTCTCGCCCCTGGAAATAGGGGTGGCCATCCTGGTGGCCATGGGAGCGGTGTATCTGATCTACGTGCTCTTGAGCGGTCTGTTCGGGGGAGGGGCCGCGGCCCCCACGCCCGCCGGAGGCCCGGCGGGCCAAGGCATCAACCCCGCCCGCCTGGACAAGGTGCTCAGCGCCGCGGAGTCCGCCAACCTCCGCATCCTGGCCCTGGAAAAGCGCGTGGAGCAGATGGACAAGCGCCTGGGGAGCGGGCAGGGCGGAGCTCCCGCCGCCGGAGGCAAGGGAGACGCCAAGCTGGCCGCCAGGGTTGAAGCCCTGGAGAAAAAGCTGGCCGAGGTGTCCGCCGCTCCGGTTCCAGCGGGCAAGGGCACGGGCAAGGCCGCCGTGAACCCCAAGCTGGCCGCGCGGGTGGACAAGCTGGAAAAGGCCCTGGCCTCCCTGGGCCAGCAAGACCAGCAAGCCGCCAAGGCCGCCGAGGCTGATCGCGGAAAGCAAGCCGCCGCCTTGGCCCAACTGCAGCAGAGCGTGACCGCCTTGGACAAGCAGAACAATGCCTTGGCCGACGCGGTGAAAAATGTGGGCGCCGACAAGGGCGAGGCCAAGCTGGCTCCCAAGGTGGCTGGTCTGGAGAAATCCGTGGCTGCCCTGGAGAAACAAAACCAGGCACTGGTCAAGGACATGCAGAAACAGGCGGCCACGGACAAGGGCGACGCCAAGCTGACCGCCCGGGTGGCCGAGCTGGAAAAACAGCTCAAGGCTCAGGGTAAGGGGGAGCCCGTTTCCGCCAAGCTGCAAGAGCGGCTGGGCTCGCTGGAAAAGCAGGTCCAGGAACTGGCCCAGCGTCCGGCGGCCCAGGCCGGGGGACAGGCCCCGGTCTCTTCCGGGCTGACCCAGCAGGTGACGAGCCATGGCATGGTTTTGTCCGGGCTCACCGCCACCATGGGCCGCATGCAACGCAGCCAGGAACGTTTGGAAAAGCAGGTCAGCGCCTTGGCGGTGGCCGCCCCGGCGGCGCAGGGAGCCCCCCTGGCCTCGCCCCTGCTGGCCAAGCGCTTGGACGGCCTGGAAAAGCAGATCACCGATCTTAGCCGGGTCCAGGCCAAGCCCTCCCGCCAGGAGGTGCAGGCGGACAAACGCCTGGACGCGGTGGAAAAGGAATTGGCCCGGCTGAGCCAGCAGCCCGCCGCGGCCGACTCCAACCTGAACGCCCGCATTCGTTCCCTGGAGAAGCAGATCGCCGCCGACAACCGCGACGAGAAGGTCGTGGATCGCCGCCTGGATCAATTGGAGAAGCAGGTCGCCGGGGTTGCTGCCCAGGTCAAGACCCGCCCGGCCTCCACGGCCCGCCCGGCCCCGGCTGCCAAGCCGGCTTCGGTGGCCCGCCCGGCCCCGGCGCCGCAGCCCAAACCGGTGCGCATAGAGCACGTGGTGCGCCCCGGCCAAACCCTCTACGGCCTGGCCCGCGGCTATGATGTGACCATAGCCCAGATCAGGGAGTGGAACCCCAAGCTGAAATCGCGCGACAAACTCTACATCGGGGAAAAGCTGGTAATCGTGGTCAGGAAGTAG
- a CDS encoding enoyl-CoA hydratase/isomerase family protein: MAEYETLLVQDHGPVRQITLNQPKMFNPLDYSSGPELILALEKAGADPAVRAVVLTGAGPAFSGGGNVREMAKALAAGEKISLFFSELAAILHRSISTLRRLPKPVVCALNGVASGGGLGWALGCDLVVASTKASFDPGYIRIAVNPDGGSTALLTRVLGLQRASAFFMLSEAIDAPTALAWGLVNRVVEPEALLDEALALAQRLAQGPAAALAQTKALLNQALFGDLETVMENERQGLCRLSDQPDFAEGIAAFFEKRKPKFA; the protein is encoded by the coding sequence ATGGCCGAGTACGAAACGCTGCTGGTCCAGGACCACGGTCCGGTGCGCCAGATCACCCTGAACCAGCCCAAGATGTTCAATCCCCTGGATTACTCCAGCGGGCCCGAGCTTATCCTGGCCCTGGAAAAGGCGGGGGCCGACCCGGCGGTGCGCGCGGTGGTGCTCACCGGGGCGGGCCCGGCCTTCAGCGGCGGGGGCAACGTGCGCGAGATGGCCAAGGCCCTGGCCGCCGGCGAGAAGATCAGCCTGTTCTTCTCGGAGCTGGCCGCGATTTTGCACCGCTCCATAAGCACCCTGCGCCGCCTGCCCAAGCCGGTGGTCTGCGCCCTCAACGGGGTGGCCAGCGGCGGGGGCCTCGGCTGGGCCCTGGGCTGCGACCTGGTGGTGGCCAGCACCAAGGCCAGCTTCGATCCCGGCTACATCCGCATCGCGGTGAACCCAGACGGCGGCAGCACCGCCCTGCTCACCCGGGTATTGGGCCTGCAAAGGGCCAGCGCCTTCTTCATGCTCTCGGAGGCCATCGACGCCCCCACCGCCCTGGCCTGGGGATTGGTCAACCGGGTGGTGGAGCCCGAGGCGCTCTTGGACGAGGCCTTGGCCCTGGCCCAGCGCCTGGCCCAGGGACCGGCCGCCGCCCTGGCCCAGACCAAGGCTCTGTTGAACCAGGCCCTGTTCGGCGACCTGGAGACGGTGATGGAAAACGAGCGCCAGGGCCTGTGCCGCCTGAGCGACCAGCCGGACTTCGCCGAGGGCATCGCCGCCTTTTTTGAAAAAAGGAAGCCCAAGTTTGCCTGA
- a CDS encoding YIP1 family protein: METARRPLAWEVLQGPLWGLPATWWAVCRHPYAAFAEARRGGLLRAALFAVICTLLPMAVMWPLGLSPAGPVPWLVLLGFMPLNAAIIHVMFMALGAAGKNLGDTLRVACYAQGPALLTVIPVAGLAGFAVWNLVILVYGLAAAHRTPVRLSLVANLIPVVFSLALSLSGAGALFQ; the protein is encoded by the coding sequence GTGGAAACCGCCCGCCGCCCCCTGGCCTGGGAAGTCCTGCAAGGCCCCCTATGGGGCCTGCCCGCCACCTGGTGGGCGGTGTGCCGCCATCCCTATGCCGCCTTCGCCGAGGCGCGCCGCGGCGGCCTGCTCCGGGCCGCGCTCTTCGCGGTGATCTGCACCCTGCTGCCCATGGCGGTCATGTGGCCCCTGGGGCTCTCCCCGGCCGGGCCGGTGCCCTGGCTGGTGCTGTTGGGCTTCATGCCGCTCAACGCGGCCATCATCCACGTGATGTTCATGGCCCTGGGCGCGGCGGGCAAGAACCTGGGCGACACCCTCAGGGTGGCTTGTTACGCCCAGGGGCCGGCGCTGCTCACGGTGATCCCCGTGGCGGGCCTGGCCGGCTTCGCGGTGTGGAACCTGGTGATCCTGGTCTACGGCCTGGCCGCCGCCCACCGCACTCCGGTGCGCCTGTCGCTGGTGGCCAACCTCATCCCGGTGGTGTTCTCCCTGGCCCTGTCCCTGTCCGGGGCCGGGGCGCTGTTCCAATAA
- a CDS encoding FmdB family zinc ribbon protein encodes MPIYEYKCGKCGHEYEALVMGSPDSVECPKCGSKKKERLMSCFSSAGKGLDSLAGAAASSSSGCGGSGFS; translated from the coding sequence GTGCCCATCTATGAATACAAATGCGGTAAATGCGGCCATGAGTACGAGGCCCTAGTGATGGGCAGCCCCGATTCGGTGGAATGCCCCAAGTGCGGCTCCAAGAAAAAGGAGCGCCTGATGAGCTGCTTCAGCTCGGCGGGCAAGGGGCTGGACTCCCTGGCCGGGGCGGCGGCCTCCTCCAGCTCCGGCTGCGGCGGCTCGGGCTTTTCCTGA
- a CDS encoding sigma-54 dependent transcriptional regulator: MAANPPIALLQVSGDKARGRAMQKWLQGRDVEVSLAAGAQEALALADQSYFDLALLSDPLGGEPVAPLLERFTQLFPATVVTVFSDRPQAREAVSALRRGAFDYVATPRNREELWAVVEAALEHRNHRLRPPAQARPAPPAYDVQHLMGQSRAIQQVFRLILKVAPSDSTVLILGESGTGKELVARAIHHHSPRRDAPLVSVNCGAIPGELLESELFGHERGAFTGAVRSRVGRFELAQGGTIFLDEIGDLPPHLQVKILRVLQEHAFERVGGTRTIQVDLRVVAATNQDLAAQVAAGEFREDLYYRLNVVPITVPPLRQRRSDIPLLGRFFLERLHREKGLGPKTLHPEAAERLLRYDWPGNVRELENLLERLVVLAEGEVIGPEDLPPSLGRERLLAPEAPPPAELPPGGLDLKETLGQVERRLIAQALAQSGGVKAQAAALLGLNRTTLVQKLKKMGGPPPGGADPGDN; encoded by the coding sequence ATGGCCGCCAACCCTCCCATAGCCCTGTTGCAGGTGAGCGGCGACAAGGCCCGGGGCCGGGCCATGCAAAAGTGGCTGCAAGGCCGCGACGTGGAAGTGAGCCTGGCCGCCGGCGCCCAGGAGGCCCTGGCCCTGGCCGACCAGAGCTATTTCGACCTGGCCCTTCTGTCCGACCCCCTGGGCGGCGAGCCCGTCGCTCCCCTGCTGGAGCGCTTTACCCAGCTTTTTCCCGCCACGGTGGTCACCGTGTTCAGCGACCGGCCCCAGGCCCGGGAGGCGGTGTCCGCCCTGCGCCGGGGGGCCTTCGACTACGTGGCCACCCCCCGAAACCGCGAGGAGCTGTGGGCCGTGGTGGAGGCGGCCCTGGAGCATCGCAACCACCGCCTGCGGCCCCCCGCCCAGGCCCGTCCGGCGCCCCCCGCCTATGACGTGCAACATCTGATGGGCCAAAGCAGGGCCATCCAGCAGGTGTTCCGCCTGATCCTCAAGGTGGCCCCCAGCGACAGCACGGTGCTCATCCTGGGCGAAAGCGGCACGGGCAAGGAGCTGGTGGCCCGGGCCATCCACCACCATTCGCCCCGGCGCGACGCCCCCCTGGTGTCGGTGAACTGCGGGGCCATTCCCGGCGAGCTGTTGGAGAGCGAGCTGTTCGGCCACGAGCGGGGGGCCTTTACCGGGGCGGTGCGCAGCCGGGTGGGGCGTTTCGAGCTGGCCCAGGGCGGCACCATCTTTCTGGACGAGATCGGCGACCTGCCCCCCCATCTCCAGGTGAAGATTCTCCGAGTGTTGCAGGAGCACGCCTTCGAGCGGGTGGGCGGCACCCGCACCATCCAGGTGGACCTTCGGGTGGTGGCCGCCACCAACCAGGACCTGGCCGCCCAGGTGGCCGCCGGCGAGTTCCGCGAGGACCTTTACTACCGCCTCAACGTGGTGCCCATCACCGTGCCCCCCCTGCGCCAGCGGCGCAGCGACATCCCCCTGTTGGGCCGCTTCTTTTTGGAGCGCCTGCACCGGGAGAAGGGCCTGGGGCCCAAGACGCTGCACCCCGAGGCGGCCGAGCGCCTGCTGCGCTACGACTGGCCGGGCAACGTGCGCGAGTTGGAAAACCTCCTGGAGCGCCTGGTGGTGCTGGCCGAGGGCGAGGTGATCGGCCCCGAGGACCTGCCCCCCTCCCTGGGCCGGGAGCGGCTCCTGGCCCCGGAGGCGCCGCCCCCGGCGGAGCTGCCCCCCGGCGGCCTGGACCTGAAGGAGACCCTGGGGCAAGTGGAGCGGCGGCTCATCGCCCAGGCCCTGGCCCAGAGCGGCGGGGTCAAGGCCCAGGCCGCCGCCCTGTTGGGGCTCAACCGCACCACCCTGGTGCAAAAACTCAAGAAGATGGGCGGCCCGCCCCCCGGCGGCGCCGACCCCGGCGATAACTAA
- a CDS encoding alpha/beta fold hydrolase produces the protein MWQQHLAGRDIGLYLGRGGFDPARPSLLLIHGAGGRGEAFLPQLSNLKEINVAALDLPGHFATPGPGMRRVGDYAEWVGEFLAAGPLRPVVLGHSMGGAIVQELALTHPELMRGVILMSTGPHLPVNPALLAAILQDFPSAVRTMVGWAYSKEVDPAILRQGVEQMGQNDPQVLHGDLSACDAFDSTERLAGLGLPTLIVVGERDKMTPPELSRAMAQAIPDAELKIIEGGSHMLQLEKFREANQAIAQFMGRF, from the coding sequence ATGTGGCAACAGCACCTGGCCGGGCGCGACATCGGCCTCTATCTGGGGCGCGGCGGTTTCGATCCCGCCCGGCCCAGCCTGCTGCTCATCCACGGGGCGGGCGGCCGGGGCGAGGCCTTTCTGCCCCAGCTGAGCAACCTCAAGGAGATCAACGTGGCCGCCCTGGATCTGCCCGGCCACTTCGCCACCCCCGGCCCCGGCATGCGAAGGGTGGGCGACTACGCCGAGTGGGTGGGCGAGTTCCTGGCCGCCGGTCCGCTGAGGCCGGTGGTGCTGGGCCACTCCATGGGCGGGGCCATCGTGCAGGAGCTGGCCCTGACCCATCCCGAGCTGATGCGCGGGGTCATCCTCATGAGCACCGGGCCCCATCTGCCGGTGAACCCGGCCCTGCTGGCGGCCATACTGCAGGACTTCCCCAGCGCGGTGCGCACCATGGTGGGCTGGGCCTACAGCAAGGAGGTGGACCCCGCCATCCTGCGCCAGGGGGTGGAGCAGATGGGCCAGAACGATCCCCAGGTGCTGCACGGCGATTTGTCCGCCTGCGACGCCTTTGACAGCACCGAGCGTTTGGCCGGGCTGGGCCTGCCCACCCTGATCGTGGTGGGCGAGCGGGACAAGATGACCCCGCCCGAGCTGAGCCGGGCCATGGCCCAGGCCATACCGGACGCCGAGCTGAAGATCATCGAGGGCGGCAGCCACATGTTGCAGTTGGAAAAGTTCCGGGAGGCCAACCAGGCCATCGCCCAGTTCATGGGGCGTTTTTAG
- a CDS encoding NUDIX hydrolase: MSPAQNPDELLPVVDEDDRQVGVAPRGRVHREGLLHRAVHVLVFDSEGRLWLQRRSAAKDTYPGLWTSSASGHVDPGEDYETAARRELQEELGLSLVLTYVGKVPAGPATQGEFSGVFSAQSDRQPFPDPEEIAEMGLFSLDQARALAADPARACPSLAPVMGLAGLI; this comes from the coding sequence ATGAGCCCGGCCCAAAACCCCGACGAACTGCTGCCCGTGGTGGATGAGGACGACCGCCAGGTGGGCGTGGCCCCCCGTGGGCGGGTGCACCGCGAGGGCCTGCTGCACCGGGCGGTGCACGTGCTGGTGTTCGACTCCGAGGGACGCCTGTGGCTGCAACGGCGCAGCGCGGCCAAGGACACCTACCCCGGCCTGTGGACTTCCTCGGCCAGCGGCCACGTGGACCCCGGCGAGGACTACGAAACGGCCGCCCGGCGGGAGCTGCAAGAGGAGCTGGGCCTCAGCCTGGTGCTGACCTATGTGGGCAAGGTGCCCGCCGGCCCGGCCACCCAGGGCGAGTTTTCCGGGGTGTTTAGCGCCCAAAGCGACAGGCAGCCCTTCCCCGACCCCGAGGAGATCGCCGAGATGGGGCTGTTCAGCCTGGACCAGGCCCGCGCCCTGGCCGCCGACCCCGCCCGGGCCTGCCCCTCCCTGGCGCCGGTCATGGGCCTGGCGGGGCTTATCTAG
- a CDS encoding enoyl-CoA hydratase/isomerase family protein, with translation MNRTPAYVRLDRRGPVVTVTMDNPVTLNGMDDEMGPRLARTLEGLARDPEARVVILTGAGGNFSGGGNLKRAAAFLEEHPGQGAGEIFANYLQYVIRVALAITALPQPLICAVEGASSGAGLSWMAAGDLAVAAEDARLVPGFVKVGLVPGAGGTYHFAHLFGPALAAELFMLGDAMTPARAHELGLVTHLAPPGAALAKAHELAQRLAEGPAQALAATKRLLGRAVRGGLAPHLELERQGVVSAADDPEFAVRVRRFMNRHAPKEK, from the coding sequence ATGAACCGCACCCCCGCCTATGTGCGCCTGGACCGCCGGGGACCGGTGGTCACCGTGACCATGGACAACCCGGTCACCTTGAACGGCATGGACGACGAGATGGGCCCCCGCCTGGCCCGCACCCTGGAGGGCCTGGCCCGGGATCCCGAGGCCCGAGTGGTGATCCTCACCGGGGCGGGGGGCAACTTCAGCGGAGGGGGCAACCTCAAGCGGGCGGCCGCCTTTTTGGAAGAGCACCCCGGCCAGGGGGCGGGCGAGATTTTCGCCAACTACCTGCAGTACGTCATCCGGGTGGCGCTGGCCATCACCGCCCTGCCCCAGCCGCTCATCTGCGCGGTGGAGGGGGCCTCCTCCGGCGCGGGCCTGAGCTGGATGGCCGCCGGGGATCTGGCCGTGGCCGCCGAGGACGCCCGGCTGGTGCCCGGCTTCGTCAAGGTGGGCCTGGTGCCCGGCGCGGGCGGCACCTACCACTTCGCCCATCTTTTCGGCCCCGCCCTGGCCGCCGAGCTGTTCATGCTGGGAGACGCCATGACCCCCGCGCGGGCCCATGAGCTGGGCCTGGTGACCCACCTGGCCCCGCCCGGCGCGGCCCTGGCCAAAGCCCACGAGCTGGCCCAGCGCCTGGCCGAGGGCCCGGCCCAGGCCCTGGCCGCCACCAAGCGCCTGCTGGGCCGGGCGGTGCGCGGCGGCCTGGCCCCCCATCTGGAGCTGGAGCGCCAAGGCGTGGTGAGCGCGGCGGACGACCCGGAGTTCGCCGTGCGGGTGCGGCGCTTTATGAACCGACACGCCCCCAAGGAGAAGTGA